In Leifsonia sp. ZF2019, a genomic segment contains:
- a CDS encoding aminotransferase — protein MNTHSALPPAGLVQPTPPTLDAAEAEAVAFDGFGVRGVAHALGSHQDRNFLLRTESGRLLLKVANPGTTAEELEAQSAAAARVADVTGIRAPLSRPRQDGSTVHTFHEGGRPDGRTLNARLLEYVDGTPLAGAGHLSRPNTRAIGSLAAQVDIALAELDHPGLERVHQWDLRRAPQVLDALLPFVRDAALRGRLLVAAESAWAHVQRVESRLPVQPIHGDLTDDNLVSDDPAGRRPDGVIDFGDLNRSWRVAEPAITVSSLLHHAGGGIQTALPALAAYAAASPLSHDEAEALWPLVVLRGAVLIASAHHVLATDPGNGYAAENLTHETAIFERATALPLEVATALVIDATGHERPLLVMPEAGPLIPALAPADIAVLDFSASSEALAGGVWLDAEAETRIAVEALASGARATLTRFAEPRLTRSRPLDPAEPENAVLGVELTFAAPQQLVAPWPGVADVSPDGVELRGGGLLLRLEGAEAVVDPGTAVEAGDPVGVADGALALRVQRADATTVWATRPALVAAWRALVADPTDLLLGRAPSPTAAPADELLRRRDRAFARVQEHYFDEPPVIVRGWKQYLIDADARVYLDVLNNVSAIGHAHPRVASAVGRQLRTLNTNSRFNYPAVVEFSERLSALLPDELDSVFLVNSGSEAVELALRLARAATDREDVLTMREAYHGWTGLADAVSTSLADNPHALSTRPGWVHTVDAPNSYRGTHRGADAGAYALDAVAEVHRLAAEGTPVGAVIAETFYGNAGGIPLPDGYLASVYAAVRAHGGVTIADEVQVGYGRLGQWFWGFEQQEVVPDIVAVAKAMGNGHPLGAVITSRAIAERFRTQGYFFSSAGGSPVSCVVGLTVLDVLRDERLQENAATVGAHLARRLRELGDRHPLVGAVHGSGLYLGLEFVRDREALEPATEETRAICERLRELGVIVQPTSDRQCVLKIKPPLCLTIADADAFVERLDEVLTSGW, from the coding sequence GTGAACACGCACTCCGCCCTGCCTCCTGCCGGACTCGTACAACCGACCCCGCCCACGCTCGACGCCGCGGAGGCCGAGGCCGTCGCGTTCGACGGATTCGGCGTCCGCGGCGTCGCGCACGCGCTCGGAAGCCATCAGGACCGCAACTTCCTCCTGCGGACCGAATCCGGCCGGCTCCTGCTCAAGGTGGCGAACCCCGGCACCACGGCCGAGGAGTTGGAGGCGCAGTCGGCGGCTGCAGCCCGCGTCGCCGACGTCACGGGGATCCGCGCCCCGCTCTCCCGCCCGCGCCAGGACGGCAGCACGGTCCACACATTCCACGAGGGCGGCCGGCCCGACGGACGGACGCTGAACGCGCGGCTGCTGGAGTACGTCGACGGAACACCGCTCGCGGGCGCCGGTCACCTCTCCCGTCCGAACACGCGCGCGATCGGCTCCCTCGCGGCCCAGGTGGACATCGCACTGGCCGAGCTCGACCACCCCGGCCTGGAACGCGTCCACCAGTGGGATCTGCGCCGCGCACCCCAGGTACTCGACGCACTCCTCCCGTTCGTTCGCGACGCGGCGTTGCGCGGTCGGCTGCTCGTCGCCGCCGAGTCGGCCTGGGCGCACGTGCAGCGCGTCGAGTCCCGGTTGCCGGTCCAACCGATCCACGGCGATCTGACGGACGACAACCTCGTCTCGGACGACCCTGCCGGTCGGCGTCCCGACGGCGTGATCGACTTCGGCGACCTGAACCGCAGCTGGCGAGTGGCCGAGCCCGCGATCACGGTCTCGTCGCTGCTGCACCATGCCGGGGGCGGCATCCAGACCGCCCTGCCCGCACTGGCGGCGTACGCCGCCGCGTCACCGCTCAGCCACGACGAGGCCGAGGCGCTCTGGCCCCTCGTCGTGCTCCGTGGCGCGGTGCTGATCGCCAGCGCGCACCACGTACTGGCGACCGATCCCGGCAACGGCTACGCCGCCGAGAACCTGACGCACGAGACGGCGATCTTCGAGCGCGCGACCGCCCTCCCGCTCGAGGTCGCCACCGCGCTGGTCATCGACGCGACCGGCCATGAACGCCCGCTCCTGGTCATGCCGGAAGCCGGGCCGCTCATCCCCGCCCTCGCCCCGGCCGATATCGCGGTCCTCGACTTCTCCGCGTCGAGCGAGGCGCTCGCGGGCGGCGTGTGGCTCGACGCGGAGGCGGAGACGAGGATCGCGGTCGAGGCCCTCGCCTCCGGCGCCCGCGCGACGCTGACGCGGTTCGCGGAGCCGCGACTGACCCGCTCCCGCCCCCTGGACCCCGCCGAGCCGGAGAACGCGGTGCTCGGCGTCGAGCTCACGTTCGCCGCACCCCAGCAACTCGTCGCGCCGTGGCCCGGTGTCGCGGACGTCTCGCCCGACGGGGTCGAGCTCCGCGGAGGCGGCCTCCTGCTGCGACTGGAAGGGGCGGAGGCCGTCGTCGATCCGGGCACCGCCGTCGAGGCGGGGGACCCGGTCGGCGTGGCGGACGGAGCGTTGGCCCTTCGCGTGCAGCGGGCGGATGCCACGACGGTGTGGGCCACCCGACCCGCGCTCGTCGCCGCCTGGCGGGCGCTGGTCGCCGACCCGACGGACCTTCTGCTCGGCCGGGCCCCGTCGCCGACCGCTGCGCCCGCCGACGAGCTGCTCAGGCGGCGGGACCGCGCGTTCGCGCGTGTGCAGGAGCACTACTTCGATGAGCCTCCCGTCATCGTGCGCGGCTGGAAGCAGTACCTGATCGACGCCGACGCGCGCGTGTACCTGGACGTGCTCAACAATGTCAGCGCCATCGGGCACGCCCATCCCCGCGTCGCGTCGGCCGTCGGCCGGCAGCTCCGCACGCTGAACACGAACTCTCGTTTCAACTACCCGGCCGTGGTCGAGTTCTCCGAACGCCTGAGCGCCCTCCTGCCCGACGAACTCGACAGCGTCTTCCTCGTGAACAGCGGCTCGGAGGCCGTCGAGCTCGCCCTCCGGCTCGCTCGTGCGGCCACCGACCGGGAGGACGTCCTCACCATGCGGGAGGCCTATCACGGTTGGACCGGCCTCGCCGACGCCGTCTCGACCTCCCTTGCCGACAATCCGCACGCGCTCTCCACCCGTCCCGGCTGGGTGCACACGGTGGACGCACCGAACAGCTATCGCGGCACCCACCGGGGCGCGGACGCCGGCGCGTACGCGCTCGACGCGGTCGCCGAGGTTCACCGTCTGGCGGCGGAGGGAACCCCGGTCGGCGCCGTCATCGCCGAGACGTTCTACGGCAACGCCGGCGGCATCCCGCTTCCGGACGGGTACCTCGCCTCGGTCTACGCCGCCGTCCGCGCGCACGGCGGCGTGACGATCGCCGACGAGGTGCAGGTCGGGTACGGCCGGCTCGGCCAGTGGTTCTGGGGCTTCGAGCAGCAGGAGGTCGTCCCCGACATCGTCGCCGTCGCCAAGGCGATGGGCAACGGCCACCCGCTCGGGGCGGTCATCACCTCGCGGGCGATCGCCGAGCGGTTCCGCACGCAGGGCTACTTCTTCTCCTCCGCGGGCGGGAGCCCCGTGTCCTGCGTCGTCGGCCTGACGGTCCTCGACGTCCTGCGCGACGAACGCCTCCAGGAGAACGCCGCAACCGTCGGCGCACACCTCGCGCGGCGGCTGCGCGAGCTCGGCGACCGCCACCCCCTCGTCGGGGCCGTGCACGGCTCCGGACTCTACCTCGGCCTCGAGTTCGTGCGCGACCGCGAGGCGCTCGAACCCGCCACGGAGGAGACCCGGGCGATCTGCGAGCGCCTCCGCGAGCTGGGCGTCATCGTGCAACCCACGAGCGACCGCCAATGCGTCCTGAAGATCAAGCCGCCGCTCTGCCTCACCATCGCCGACGCGGACGCATTCGTCGAGCGGCTGGACGAGGTTCTCACGTCCGGGTGGTGA
- a CDS encoding sugar porter family MFS transporter has translation MSVTTTPPARLQSRSRVILFSVVAAIGGFLFGFDTAIINGAVDPIEKSFHLSSVGIGVVVSITLFGAALGAFSTGWLADRIGRPRVMLIAAVVFAASAVGCGLSTGLWDLSFWRLLIGVSVGAVTVIGPLYISEIAPAHIRGRLSSLQQMAIVLGIFAALLSDASIAAGLSGADALHFLGLPAWRWMFIAGVVPAVVYGFASFLVPESPRYLVARGRDDAALRVLQRLENDSADASAAKVLEIRATLDSATRPRFSDLLSRRTGFLPIVWIGIALAALQSLVGIDVIFYYSTSLWQSVGFSESASFGLSVFSSIVNVVATVVAILLIDRVGRRRLLLIGSAGMFVSLAVVAIGFSSATTIDGALVLADDWGVLTLIGANVFVIAFAISWGPVVWVLLGEMFPNRIRGIALSVAATANWTCEVILNLTFPTLRDISLSGSYAIYAVMALVSWFVVYFGVRETRDRELEEMTSSVSAAAVRPRPLPRRRSAAR, from the coding sequence GTGTCTGTCACAACCACGCCGCCGGCGAGACTGCAGAGTCGTTCCCGGGTCATCCTCTTCTCCGTCGTCGCCGCGATCGGCGGCTTCCTGTTCGGGTTCGACACGGCCATCATCAACGGCGCGGTCGATCCGATCGAGAAGAGCTTCCACCTCTCCTCCGTGGGCATCGGCGTGGTCGTGTCCATCACACTCTTCGGGGCCGCGCTCGGAGCGTTCTCCACCGGATGGCTCGCGGATCGGATCGGCCGGCCCCGGGTCATGCTGATCGCTGCGGTCGTCTTCGCCGCATCGGCAGTGGGGTGCGGCCTCTCCACCGGATTATGGGACCTGAGCTTCTGGCGGCTGCTGATCGGCGTCTCAGTCGGAGCCGTCACGGTGATCGGACCGCTCTACATCTCGGAGATTGCGCCGGCGCACATCCGAGGACGGCTGTCGTCCCTCCAGCAGATGGCGATCGTCCTGGGCATCTTCGCGGCGCTGCTCTCCGATGCGTCGATCGCGGCCGGCCTCTCGGGAGCGGACGCTCTCCACTTCCTCGGCTTGCCGGCATGGAGGTGGATGTTCATCGCTGGGGTTGTGCCCGCCGTCGTCTACGGCTTCGCATCCTTCCTGGTGCCCGAGTCGCCTCGCTACCTGGTGGCGCGCGGACGTGACGACGCAGCCCTGCGGGTCCTCCAACGGCTCGAGAACGACTCGGCCGATGCGTCGGCCGCGAAGGTCCTCGAGATTCGTGCGACGCTCGATTCGGCGACTCGGCCGCGATTCTCCGACCTCCTCTCCCGGCGAACCGGGTTCCTGCCGATCGTGTGGATCGGCATCGCACTGGCGGCGCTGCAGTCACTCGTCGGCATCGACGTGATCTTCTACTACTCGACCTCTCTGTGGCAGTCCGTCGGTTTCTCCGAGTCCGCCTCCTTCGGCCTGTCCGTCTTCAGCTCGATCGTCAACGTCGTCGCGACGGTCGTCGCCATCCTCCTCATCGACCGCGTCGGCCGACGGCGACTCCTCCTCATCGGGTCGGCGGGGATGTTCGTCAGTCTCGCCGTCGTCGCCATCGGCTTCTCGAGCGCCACGACGATCGACGGCGCACTGGTGCTCGCAGACGACTGGGGCGTGCTCACCCTCATCGGCGCGAACGTGTTCGTCATCGCCTTCGCGATCTCGTGGGGACCCGTCGTATGGGTGCTCCTCGGCGAGATGTTCCCCAACCGCATCCGCGGCATCGCCCTCTCCGTCGCAGCCACCGCCAACTGGACGTGCGAGGTCATCCTCAATCTGACGTTCCCGACGCTGCGCGACATCTCGCTCTCCGGAAGCTACGCCATCTACGCGGTGATGGCGCTCGTGTCCTGGTTCGTCGTCTACTTCGGCGTCCGCGAGACCCGCGATCGCGAGCTGGAGGAGATGACGTCGAGCGTGAGCGCGGCGGCGGTCCGCCCGCGACCGCTTCCTAGGCGCCGGTCGGCGGCTCGCTGA
- a CDS encoding GntR family transcriptional regulator, which produces MSTLPLRALPSTSRREGVAGVLREAITSGELPPGYKLVELDVAHQLGTSRAPVREALRQLEQEGLIVSYPYRGTEVLGVSQEEIENVLVPVRIALEQFAFRKAMDRMSEDDFRALEGIVESMERAAARGDLGEIADDDVRFHEAVVLFSGQQHCLQIWRSIQPRVRAYFRRDASYYGNPSDVAAQHRELIAVLKGGDAASAEKAVVDHIRTHFSEPPTGA; this is translated from the coding sequence ATGTCAACGCTGCCGCTCCGCGCTCTTCCGTCCACGTCCCGTCGTGAGGGCGTGGCCGGTGTCCTCCGCGAGGCCATCACCTCCGGTGAGCTCCCCCCGGGTTACAAGCTGGTCGAGCTCGACGTCGCTCACCAGCTCGGCACCAGCAGGGCACCCGTGCGCGAGGCGTTGCGCCAGCTCGAGCAAGAGGGCCTCATCGTCTCGTACCCGTACCGTGGGACCGAGGTGCTCGGGGTCAGCCAGGAGGAGATAGAGAACGTCCTCGTCCCCGTCCGGATCGCGCTGGAGCAGTTCGCGTTCCGCAAGGCGATGGATCGCATGAGCGAGGACGACTTCCGCGCGCTCGAAGGCATCGTCGAGAGCATGGAGCGGGCCGCGGCGCGCGGAGACCTCGGTGAGATCGCCGACGACGACGTCCGCTTCCACGAGGCGGTCGTCCTTTTCTCCGGTCAGCAGCACTGTCTGCAGATCTGGCGTTCCATCCAGCCCCGCGTGCGTGCGTACTTCCGTCGTGACGCGTCCTACTACGGCAATCCGTCGGATGTCGCGGCCCAGCATCGGGAGCTCATCGCCGTCCTGAAGGGCGGGGACGCCGCCAGCGCCGAGAAAGCAGTCGTGGACCATATCCGCACCCACTTCAGCGAGCCGCCGACCGGCGCCTAG
- a CDS encoding mandelate racemase/muconate lactonizing enzyme family protein, with protein sequence MKITRIETCGLRGATPEGGWSNELRPDDVVHTLVAVHTDAGVVGIGSAFTTQHLVDAALEVLSPLLLGEEALDVERLTETLHQSAFWMGRGGSLTHATSAIDIALWDVVGQALGQPVGRLLGGRHRELVRPYASLLMDEPAILRDNLTAMVDAGFEAFKIGWWKFGRVDAATDERTVAAAREAVGDRLLAVDAGGSEAFFPGTLAWAKRTAAMLRDYDVAWFEEALPPEDIDGFVELRASSPVPISGGEVLTRRQSFQPYLERRAFDIVQPDTTKGGGLSESRRIGWMAADHGVRLVPHGWNTGVGLAADLQLASALPGTDLVEYKTGSAYVDDLVSGGWRLDADGTLAIPSAPGLGISLDADALGRYGTNPRFADVER encoded by the coding sequence GTGAAAATCACCAGAATTGAGACATGCGGTCTCCGCGGCGCGACGCCCGAGGGCGGCTGGTCGAACGAGTTGCGACCCGACGACGTGGTCCACACGCTCGTCGCGGTGCACACCGACGCGGGCGTGGTCGGGATCGGGAGCGCGTTCACCACTCAGCACCTCGTCGACGCCGCACTCGAGGTGCTCTCGCCTCTGCTCCTCGGCGAGGAAGCCCTCGATGTGGAGCGTCTCACGGAAACGCTCCACCAGAGCGCCTTCTGGATGGGCCGTGGCGGAAGCCTCACACACGCCACGAGCGCCATCGACATCGCCCTGTGGGATGTCGTGGGGCAGGCCCTCGGGCAACCGGTCGGTCGACTCCTCGGCGGCCGTCATCGAGAACTCGTGCGGCCCTACGCGTCGCTTCTCATGGACGAGCCCGCGATCCTCCGCGACAACCTGACCGCGATGGTCGATGCCGGATTCGAGGCCTTCAAGATCGGCTGGTGGAAGTTCGGGAGGGTGGACGCAGCGACAGACGAACGCACCGTCGCGGCCGCACGAGAGGCGGTCGGCGACCGGTTGCTCGCTGTAGACGCAGGCGGCTCGGAGGCGTTCTTCCCCGGGACGCTGGCGTGGGCCAAGCGGACGGCTGCGATGTTGAGGGACTACGACGTCGCGTGGTTCGAGGAGGCGCTCCCTCCCGAGGACATCGACGGTTTCGTGGAGCTGCGCGCGTCCTCCCCCGTTCCGATCAGCGGTGGCGAAGTGCTCACCCGGCGGCAGAGCTTCCAGCCCTACCTCGAAAGGCGGGCGTTCGACATCGTCCAGCCGGACACGACGAAAGGCGGCGGCCTCAGCGAGTCGCGGCGGATCGGCTGGATGGCCGCTGACCACGGCGTCCGTCTCGTTCCGCACGGATGGAACACGGGCGTCGGCCTCGCCGCCGACCTGCAGCTCGCCTCCGCGCTCCCGGGCACGGACCTGGTGGAGTACAAGACGGGGTCGGCGTACGTCGACGATCTCGTGAGCGGCGGATGGCGCCTCGACGCGGATGGAACCCTCGCCATCCCGTCGGCACCCGGCTTGGGCATCTCCCTCGACGCCGACGCGCTCGGTCGCTACGGCACGAACCCGCGTTTCGCGGACGTCGAGCGATGA
- a CDS encoding bifunctional 4-hydroxy-2-oxoglutarate aldolase/2-dehydro-3-deoxy-phosphogluconate aldolase — translation MRPGPASRRLIAVLRAEHASAYRPVVRTLVECGIREIELTLTTPETLRDVRSLREEFGRDASIGVGTVTSEELARRALDAGAQFLVTPGLVPGVPASASRLGVPTIMGALTPTEVLAATNAGADAVKIFPASAVGPGYLRQLRGPFPSLAAIPSGGVEIADADGWFAAGAVAVSMGGPLIGDALAGGSLAELRERAARLVAAAGGVGTP, via the coding sequence ATGAGACCGGGACCAGCCTCCCGCCGCCTCATCGCCGTGCTGCGCGCCGAGCACGCCTCGGCCTACCGCCCCGTCGTCCGAACGCTCGTCGAATGCGGTATCCGCGAGATCGAGCTGACGCTCACTACGCCGGAGACCCTGCGCGACGTCCGCAGCCTCAGAGAGGAGTTCGGCCGGGACGCCTCGATCGGCGTCGGTACGGTCACCAGCGAGGAGCTCGCGCGACGGGCGCTCGACGCGGGAGCCCAGTTTCTCGTCACACCGGGCCTCGTCCCCGGCGTGCCGGCGTCGGCCTCGCGACTCGGCGTGCCGACCATCATGGGCGCGCTGACGCCGACGGAGGTCCTTGCGGCGACGAATGCCGGCGCGGACGCGGTGAAGATCTTCCCCGCTTCCGCGGTCGGACCGGGATACCTCCGCCAGCTGCGTGGCCCCTTCCCGTCGCTGGCGGCCATCCCCTCGGGCGGGGTCGAGATCGCCGATGCGGACGGATGGTTCGCCGCCGGTGCTGTCGCCGTCTCGATGGGCGGCCCTCTGATCGGCGACGCGCTCGCCGGCGGATCGCTCGCCGAGCTCCGCGAGCGGGCCGCGCGACTGGTCGCGGCGGCGGGCGGAGTCGGCACACCATGA
- a CDS encoding sugar kinase, with amino-acid sequence MTTTHARVLVVGETMGLLTSGAHLRAGGPVRFSVGGAETNTAIGLRRQGIPVRWLTRLGDDAVGESVLAAIRSEDVEAVAALDPLRPTGLMMKEARPGGLTRVSYYRSGSAASALSAADVRVELLDGVELLHVTGITPALSDSAASAVIEAVRLARACDIRVSLDVNYRSSLWSREQAGERLAGVASLADIVFGDRQELELLIDASTTATVSDEALLDTIAGIGPGEVVLKRGERGAVALADGCVRHQAVFPITPVDTVGAGDAFVAGYLAGVLDARPLDDRLRRACACGALACLSEGDWEGSPTVAELAAFLGGGDPVLR; translated from the coding sequence ATGACGACGACCCACGCCCGCGTGCTCGTCGTGGGCGAGACCATGGGGCTGCTCACGAGCGGCGCCCATCTGCGTGCGGGGGGCCCGGTCCGCTTCTCCGTCGGCGGAGCGGAGACCAACACCGCCATCGGGCTCCGCCGCCAGGGGATCCCCGTCCGCTGGCTGACCCGGCTGGGCGACGACGCCGTCGGCGAGTCCGTCCTCGCTGCGATCCGCTCCGAGGACGTCGAGGCCGTGGCAGCGCTCGATCCACTCCGGCCCACCGGCCTCATGATGAAAGAGGCCAGGCCGGGCGGGCTGACCCGGGTCTCTTACTACCGCTCGGGCAGCGCCGCCTCGGCGCTGAGCGCAGCAGATGTTCGGGTGGAGCTTCTCGACGGAGTCGAACTGCTGCATGTGACGGGAATCACCCCTGCACTGTCCGACTCCGCCGCCTCCGCCGTGATCGAGGCCGTCCGGCTCGCCCGCGCGTGCGACATCCGGGTCAGCCTCGACGTCAACTACCGCTCGTCGCTGTGGTCCCGCGAGCAGGCCGGCGAGCGGCTCGCCGGCGTGGCATCGCTGGCGGACATCGTGTTCGGCGATCGCCAGGAGCTCGAGCTCCTGATCGACGCGTCCACGACGGCGACGGTCTCCGATGAGGCCCTCCTCGACACCATCGCCGGCATCGGTCCCGGTGAGGTCGTGCTCAAGCGTGGCGAGCGCGGAGCTGTAGCTCTCGCCGACGGATGCGTGCGCCATCAGGCGGTCTTCCCCATCACGCCCGTCGACACCGTCGGGGCCGGCGATGCCTTCGTGGCGGGGTACCTCGCCGGCGTGCTGGATGCCCGACCGCTCGACGATCGACTACGACGCGCGTGCGCGTGCGGAGCGCTGGCGTGCCTGAGTGAAGGCGACTGGGAGGGCTCCCCGACCGTCGCTGAGCTCGCCGCGTTCCTCGGGGGCGGTGACCCCGTTCTCCGCTGA
- a CDS encoding SDR family NAD(P)-dependent oxidoreductase, whose amino-acid sequence MTETVVITGGGSGIGRAIALRVARAGRFVAVLDRDLTRAREVARECEAAGSSRTLALGGDVSREEDVFGAFERASAELGSVDGVVANAGIELNGHVAELGVDTWQRVIDTNLTGTFLTVQAAARLMRSAGRGGAIVCVSSPSAFVGFAGGGNAAYGASKGGVSALVRAAALDLATDGIRVNGLVPGATDTPMLYFGLEGVEREAERRRLQKLAEVQIPLARMAEPGEVADAAFWLLSRESSYVTGSHLVCDGGLMAKSANDF is encoded by the coding sequence ATGACTGAGACAGTGGTGATCACGGGCGGAGGGAGCGGGATCGGGAGGGCGATCGCCCTGCGCGTCGCCCGTGCCGGCCGCTTCGTCGCGGTGCTCGACCGGGATCTCACCCGGGCCAGGGAGGTTGCGCGTGAGTGCGAGGCGGCCGGAAGCTCCCGCACTCTCGCCCTCGGGGGAGACGTGTCACGCGAGGAGGACGTCTTCGGTGCTTTCGAACGCGCTTCGGCGGAGCTGGGCAGCGTGGACGGGGTCGTGGCGAATGCGGGGATCGAGCTCAACGGCCACGTCGCCGAGCTCGGCGTGGACACGTGGCAGCGGGTCATCGACACGAACCTCACCGGAACCTTCCTCACGGTGCAGGCCGCCGCTCGGCTGATGCGCAGCGCCGGTCGGGGCGGGGCGATCGTCTGTGTCTCCTCGCCCTCCGCCTTCGTCGGGTTCGCGGGGGGTGGCAACGCCGCGTACGGGGCGTCGAAGGGCGGGGTCTCGGCGCTCGTCCGAGCCGCCGCGCTCGACCTCGCGACGGACGGTATCCGGGTGAACGGCCTCGTACCCGGCGCGACCGACACGCCGATGCTCTACTTCGGTCTCGAGGGTGTCGAACGGGAGGCCGAACGCCGGCGCCTGCAGAAGCTCGCGGAGGTACAGATACCCCTGGCGCGGATGGCTGAGCCCGGGGAGGTGGCCGATGCGGCCTTCTGGCTGCTGAGTCGAGAGAGCTCGTACGTCACCGGGAGCCATCTCGTCTGCGACGGCGGCCTCATGGCGAAGAGCGCCAACGACTTCTGA
- a CDS encoding PIG-L deacetylase family protein, which yields MSASEPSVLAIGAHPDDIELLCGGTMALYAQQGARLTFAIATNGEVGGPGDDPVPIAQRRFEEATAATRALGAELIWMGFQDEMLFNTREVRERFIDAYRQARPDVVFVHSQEDYHPDHRTAGQVAIDARIPAAVPLVRTRLAALDKIPHLFIMDTLGGVGPAPELLVDVTRTQQLKEELLAIHDSQVEWMRIAYGDDYIANARTQASLRAMGTGFAYAEGFRSLATYPSTGGPELLPAPWVAA from the coding sequence GTGAGCGCATCGGAGCCATCGGTGCTCGCCATCGGCGCGCACCCGGACGATATCGAGCTGCTGTGCGGCGGGACGATGGCGTTGTACGCGCAACAGGGCGCGCGCCTGACATTCGCCATCGCAACGAATGGAGAGGTGGGAGGCCCGGGGGACGATCCCGTCCCGATCGCGCAGCGACGTTTCGAGGAAGCGACCGCGGCGACACGCGCGCTCGGCGCCGAACTGATCTGGATGGGATTCCAGGACGAGATGCTCTTCAACACCCGTGAGGTCCGCGAGCGGTTCATCGATGCCTACCGGCAGGCGAGGCCCGACGTGGTCTTCGTGCACTCGCAGGAGGACTACCACCCGGACCACCGCACCGCCGGCCAGGTCGCTATCGATGCGAGGATCCCCGCGGCAGTCCCTCTTGTGCGCACCCGGCTGGCGGCGTTGGACAAGATCCCGCATCTCTTCATCATGGACACCCTCGGCGGTGTCGGGCCGGCACCGGAACTGCTGGTCGACGTGACCCGGACGCAGCAGCTCAAGGAGGAGCTTCTGGCGATCCACGACAGCCAGGTCGAGTGGATGCGCATCGCTTACGGGGACGACTACATCGCGAATGCCAGGACTCAGGCATCTCTGCGCGCGATGGGCACCGGCTTCGCCTACGCCGAGGGCTTCCGTTCCCTGGCGACCTACCCGTCCACGGGCGGCCCGGAATTGCTTCCGGCGCCCTGGGTCGCGGCGTGA
- a CDS encoding carbohydrate ABC transporter permease: MKSRAVAGQIALTAFVAVGAAVSLFPIAWIALTSVKTPGDYFATPFRWVPEQTTFDHFARLFADLGGAASIRNSLIVAFGSMLLTLVISVPAAYAIARARRGILRSAPTYVLSLRALPPVILLIPLYLVYSATGLIDTYVGLVLAFSTFNVPFAIWMLRGFFEDFPEEVQEAAQLDGLSEFSSLVRIVLPMIAPAIVVVAFFSFLASWNELMLSVTFTGEQTQTVTKLLSSLLQSPTGADFGAAAAIGVISMIPGIILVVLCQRFLVQGLTAGSVK; encoded by the coding sequence ATGAAATCACGCGCAGTGGCAGGGCAGATCGCCCTGACGGCATTCGTCGCTGTCGGTGCGGCGGTATCGCTGTTCCCGATCGCCTGGATCGCGCTCACATCGGTGAAGACGCCGGGCGACTACTTCGCGACCCCCTTCCGCTGGGTGCCCGAGCAGACGACGTTCGACCATTTCGCACGGCTGTTCGCCGATCTCGGCGGCGCGGCGAGTATCAGGAACAGCCTCATCGTCGCCTTCGGGTCGATGTTGTTGACTCTGGTCATCTCGGTTCCGGCGGCCTATGCGATAGCCCGAGCGCGTCGGGGAATATTGAGATCGGCTCCGACCTATGTGCTGTCGCTGCGCGCTCTCCCGCCGGTGATCCTCCTCATCCCGCTCTACCTGGTCTACTCGGCCACGGGGCTGATCGACACGTACGTCGGGCTCGTGCTCGCGTTCTCCACCTTCAACGTGCCGTTCGCCATCTGGATGCTCCGCGGGTTCTTCGAAGACTTCCCCGAGGAGGTGCAGGAGGCCGCTCAACTCGACGGCCTCTCGGAGTTCTCCAGCCTGGTGAGGATCGTGCTGCCGATGATCGCCCCCGCGATCGTCGTCGTGGCGTTCTTCTCCTTCCTCGCCTCGTGGAACGAGCTCATGCTGTCGGTCACATTCACCGGGGAGCAGACCCAGACGGTTACGAAGCTCCTCTCGAGTCTTCTGCAGTCTCCGACCGGAGCAGATTTCGGCGCAGCCGCGGCCATCGGCGTCATCAGCATGATCCCCGGGATCATCCTGGTGGTGCTGTGCCAACGATTCCTCGTCCAAGGACTGACAGCAGGGAGTGTCAAGTGA